The DNA window GTTGACGAGGCAGTAAGGATATCCAGCGTTCTTTAACACTGCACTCAACATTGCATTGTTGCAGTAGCATTTAAAGGTCCGTTCCAGAATTCAGAGAGCAAGGTTTTGTCAGAGGTTTGAATCCATGCTTAATAGCTGCCGACCAAGTTTTCTCAATGTTCATCATATCATCTCCACATTCATGCATTTCCCAACCTTCTAAAGCATGCAATATTCCAGCAATGCGCCATGCACTCATCACCCTTCTTGGCAGCCAATTCTGTTCATACAGCCAGTAGTATACTCATGTCAATGTTGGTAAATTTAGGCATGGAGAAATAGTTGGTATATAACATATGGGCCCATTTTGTTTAGCTCAAAATACCTCACAGGTGTGGACATTCTGCATTGTCTCTGGGATCTTCATTGCTGGGTTACTCAAGTAAGTGCAGTCCTTGCGTGCCTTCTTAAGGGGGAACTGTGACGTGGGAATAAATATAGTTCCCTTTGGTGCCCTCCCTTGTGCATCGTCTATGCTATCTCCTATCCAAATCTGTTGCAATGGGAGTATAATCATGAATATAATAAGCTtgcatgagttttttttcttggttatcTCTTTTATGAACCTCTGTCCACAAGGTATGTCCACAAGGTATCCTAGCTGTTTTTTTTGGAGATATTAAGGATGAAAGGAACAGATGCATGTACCCCCTCATTAATGATGACGGATGTTAGGGGAGTGGGAGGGTGGTTTGGGGGTAAAATTGGGTGAAAATTAAATGACTGGTAGTTGGGTGGGAGAAGTAGTACTCTAAGGACCCTCTTAGACCaatcccaacccaagacactagacatagtttccataaactccgcCTCATCAagaactagtactagacactactatTTCTatacaaacaccactattccatacttaaatttaatgctacttatctcacatgatgtcttgggtgttgtgtagaaactatgtctcatgcaagacataatttccttctcttttctcatttattcacttgtcacatcatttttcattctagttgtcagcttatttaatgctatggacaccatcctagtcattgggttgggaatggccttataGTTGTGGAAAAATTTTGAAGGAGCATTAAAGTATTACTAATATACATCACCCACTAATTTACTCGTCATTTGATGCAATCCCAATAGTGGTTATATAATATAGTGTCACACATATGGGAACTCGTGTGATAGCATGATGCATGAATAACTTGTTTGAATTCTTTTAACAAGGTTTATAGTTGAGATTTTTACTAGCCTACCAAGCTCCAGTAGTGTCTATGGTACCACAGTACTATTTATTCACCAATTTATGCTTCTTGAGGAAAACTCCTTTCTTCTTATTTTACCTGTGGTGTTTCATCATTAGAGAATTTCAGATAGATAGCTCTACTCTCTGGAACTCGCGACTTGAGCATTCCATATTCTTTCTCTTGATTCAGGATTACCTGCACAAAAATATGTGGAATAGTCTGGATTATAGCAAGATTTATAACCCAAGTTTTAATACATTAAGataatttaatataaaaaataatctactaaatgattataaaaatGTATCGAACATAACAAAGTGGGAGGCTGCTAGATTTACCTGGACACCTCTCTGACATAAAGCTATGGCTGTTGCACGGGTCACCTTAGAATTACTTCCACAGAGAAAAACTTGCTTTGTACCTAAAGGTATGCTATTGAGCACCACGGCAGTTGCTAAGCCGCTTCCATCAATAAGTCGTACCCTTAATCTTGGATATTTTTTGGCAAACAATTCACCGCTTCCATTGAGTTGTTCTGCCTGTGCAACGATGAAATGAGGTCTAAAATCATGGCCATCTGATTAAATGGTACACTTCTGAAGtttggatgaaacaaatcaATGTTTTTTGTACAGTTTTTTTCAGAGAAATTTGTATGTGTTTATGCATGACCTGACATTTCACAATGATTCTGGTAAAAAACTGACTAATTCTACGAAGTTGTTAGAAGTAGACAAAATGTTATTCTTGCATGCATTTTGCTAATGTACTTGAATCCATATTTATACAGAAAGGTTGTAATAGTATAAAAGAAAATTATGCAATACAATAATTATCATCATGCCTGATTTAGAAGTCCTAGACTGAGCACTTTGACCCCTTTTTCATTAGCATCTAATATTGCCTTCTCGATCAAGTTGTTGATGGACTTCCTTTCCCAAGACAAGCCATACTGCATTGAAAGAACTTGTTAGCAGTTTTCAAACTGTTAACTGTTAAGGAATAGCaatcttagagcaggtacaatagcagactattagccggctgtaaatatattttaatgagataaaagatgagagagaagagcgggctacagatctgtagccagctgcagcacggactccaagacgcaatgtgtgtatgacaggtgagaccatatattaatagtatagtaagcaattattgtatgaattggctattaaattggctatagatgaattggagctaatagtgggctatactattaaacttgctcttactgcGGATGAATCCATTACTTGGAAGTTGTATCTTGGTAGTGCCCATCCTTGCATGCTGAACTTCTTCAGTTTTAGTCTCTCGACAACAAACGCTGAAGATCCATAAATCCATGCCAGTACCATTGATAACCACGCAACAGGCCATAGCATCCACATATACCACACTGAGTCATTGCATGGTTTAGATGATATGGAAGTAATCCCAATCCTTAGATGATACGTTGATTTCAAGGAAGTCATATGTGTCAGGTGAACAATATCTGGTGTTTCCTTTGTTCCTTTCAATGATCTCTCATACAACTCATCACTTGAACTATCCATAGTGTTGTAAATGTAGTCATAGAATGGCATGAACAATGAGTAGTTTGTACGGAACTGGGTATGATGGAGAGAGTGAAACCTGTGAAATGGAACAAAAATaagtagtttttttatatacttcTATCCATAATCCACTTGTCAGCTTTGACTAAGAATGCAACAAATCCCAAGTCCATTACCTAGTGGACTGCTAATATGTTGGTCAGATTGTGAACTTGATGTTAAAATTTTATACTTACGATGGAGTATATATGAGATACTTGAGAGGAGGAAAAGTTTGGAACATCCACTTTGGCATCAGCTCAAAATTGCAGTGGCCCATGTTATTCATGAAATCAATGTAAGTAATGTACAAGACACCAGCCAGGACAGAACCACAGCCCATAAAAATTGGCGGCAATATGGAGATTG is part of the Oryza glaberrima chromosome 4, OglaRS2, whole genome shotgun sequence genome and encodes:
- the LOC127769994 gene encoding very-long-chain aldehyde decarbonylase GL1-7 isoform X3 codes for the protein MCRDDQIILNGLLFYLGYAIIPNFRLMPVWRTNGALITILLHTGPVEFLYYWFHRALHHHFLYSRYHSHHHASVVTEPITSVIHPFAEHLAYFLLFSISILPPIFMGCGSVLAGVLYITYIDFMNNMGHCNFELMPKWMFQTFPPLKYLIYTPSFHSLHHTQFRTNYSLFMPFYDYIYNTMDSSSDELYERSLKGTKETPDIVHLTHMTSLKSTYHLRIGITSISSKPCNDSVWYMWMLWPVAWLSMVLAWIYGSSAFVVERLKLKKFSMQGWALPRYNFQVMDSSAYGLSWERKSINNLIEKAILDANEKGVKVLSLGLLNQAEQLNGSGELFAKKYPRLRVRLIDGSGLATAVVLNSIPLGTKQVFLCGSNSKVTRATAIALCQRGVQVILNQEKEYGMLKSRVPESRAIYLKFSNDETPQIWIGDSIDDAQGRAPKGTIFIPTSQFPLKKARKDCTYLSNPAMKIPETMQNVHTCENWLPRRVMSAWRIAGILHALEGWEMHECGDDMMNIEKTWSAAIKHGFKPLTKPCSLNSGTDL
- the LOC127769994 gene encoding very-long-chain aldehyde decarbonylase GL1-7 isoform X1, whose translation is MATRPGPLTEWPWQWMGGYKYLVLAPVAMHTAHRLATKGWGDFDPAYTFMLPTLLLRMIHNQIWISLSRYQTARRKHLIVDRSLDFEQVDRERSWDDQIILNGLLFYLGYAIIPNFRLMPVWRTNGALITILLHTGPVEFLYYWFHRALHHHFLYSRYHSHHHASVVTEPITSVIHPFAEHLAYFLLFSISILPPIFMGCGSVLAGVLYITYIDFMNNMGHCNFELMPKWMFQTFPPLKYLIYTPSFHSLHHTQFRTNYSLFMPFYDYIYNTMDSSSDELYERSLKGTKETPDIVHLTHMTSLKSTYHLRIGITSISSKPCNDSVWYMWMLWPVAWLSMVLAWIYGSSAFVVERLKLKKFSMQGWALPRYNFQVMDSSAYGLSWERKSINNLIEKAILDANEKGVKVLSLGLLNQAEQLNGSGELFAKKYPRLRVRLIDGSGLATAVVLNSIPLGTKQVFLCGSNSKVTRATAIALCQRGVQVILNQEKEYGMLKSRVPESRAIYLKFSNDETPQIWIGDSIDDAQGRAPKGTIFIPTSQFPLKKARKDCTYLSNPAMKIPETMQNVHTCENWLPRRVMSAWRIAGILHALEGWEMHECGDDMMNIEKTWSAAIKHGFKPLTKPCSLNSGTDL
- the LOC127769994 gene encoding very-long-chain aldehyde decarbonylase GL1-7 isoform X2, which codes for MATRPGPLTEWPWQWMGGYKYLVLAPVAMHTAHRLATKGWGDFDPAYTFMLPTLLLRMIHNQIWISLSRYQTARRKHLIVDRSLDFEQVDRERSWDDQIILNGLLFYLGYAIIPNFRLMPVWRTNGALITILLHTGPVEFLYYWFHRALHHHFLYSRYHSHHHASVVTEPITSVIHPFAEHLAYFLLFSISILPPIFMGCGSVLAGVLYITYIDFMNNMGHCNFELMPKWMFQTFPPLKYLIYTPSFHSLHHTQFRTNYSLFMPFYDYIYNTMDSSSDELYERSLKGTKETPDIVHLTHMTSLKSTYHLRIGITSISSKPCNDSVWYMWMLWPVAWLSMVLAWIYGSSAFVVERLKLKKFSMQGWALPRYNFQYGLSWERKSINNLIEKAILDANEKGVKVLSLGLLNQAEQLNGSGELFAKKYPRLRVRLIDGSGLATAVVLNSIPLGTKQVFLCGSNSKVTRATAIALCQRGVQVILNQEKEYGMLKSRVPESRAIYLKFSNDETPQIWIGDSIDDAQGRAPKGTIFIPTSQFPLKKARKDCTYLSNPAMKIPETMQNVHTCENWLPRRVMSAWRIAGILHALEGWEMHECGDDMMNIEKTWSAAIKHGFKPLTKPCSLNSGTDL